ACCAACCAGCCGTCTTCAAGCAACGTGTCATTCTTTCGGCTGGCTGGTATTAGAGCAAGGTAGGTTTTGATTGAACCATCCTGTTCAATCAAAACCGGCCAACTTGCTCGCCAAAATAGGTGTAGAGCGTGATCGACGTAAACCGATCGCGCTCTAGGGAATCAGGGCGCTGGTTGTGGCAGGGGCAAACGGTCGGTCACAGCCTCGAACCCGCCTTCCAGCGACACCTTGCACATTCCAATATTGCCCGTCCCTAAAAATTCACCACCAGATCAGCAAAGTCCATTTTTCACGAGCGACTACCTTCCCCTGGCAGGTCCAAACGCCGCTCCGTCTCTGGGTCGAAGACATGCACCGACGCGACGTCGATCGAGACCGGGAGCATCTCGCCGGCGCCGACCGGAATCCGCTCGCGAAACGCCGCGGTCAGCTTTTCGCCACCGATATCGAGCAACACCTGGGTTTCCGAGCCCGTTGGTTCGACCACCAGCACGCGCGCCGAAAAATCATTGCCTCCAAGACGGAAATGCTCGGGCCGCACGCCGTAGACGACGCGCCGGCCTGTGTCTTGTGCGTTTGCCGCGGCGACGGCGGGTGGCAGCGGCCAGCGCAGACCAGAGGCGCTGACGATCGCACCATCATTGAGCGTGCCGGCAATGAAATTCATCGCTGGCGAGCCGAGAAACCCGGCGACGAAGAGATTTTCCGGCCGGTCATAGAGCGCAAGAGGCGAGCCGATCTGTTCGACATGGCCGCTCCGCATGATGACGATTTTGTCCGCCATCGTCATCGCCTCGATCTGATCATGGGTGACGTAGACGGTGGTGGTTTTGAGACGCTGCTGCAGTTCCTTGATTTCCGAGCGCATCTGCATGCGCAGCTTGGCGTCGAGATTGGAAAGCGGCTCATCGAACAAAAACACCTGCGGGTCACGCACCAGCGCCCGCCCCATCGCGACCCGCTGGCGCTGGCCGCCGGAAAGCTGCCGCGGAAAGCGTTCGAGAAGCGTCTCGAGACCGAGGATTTGCGCGGCTTTTGCGACCCGCGTGGTGATCTCCGCCGCCGGCGCATGTGCAAGACGCAGCGCGAACGACATGTTTTGGCTCACCGTCATATGCGGATAGAGCGCGTAGTTCTGAAATACCATCGCGACATCGCGCGCCTTCGGCGGAATATCGTTGACCCGCCGCCCATCGATCAGAATTTCGCCATCGCTGATGTCTTCGAGCCCGGCAATCATCCTGAGTAGAGTGGTCTTGCCGCAACCCGAGGGACCGACGAGAATGACGAATTCGCCGTCGGCGATATCGACGTTGACACTATGCAAGACTTCGACGGGACCAAAGAGTTTGCGGACGCCCCTGATTGTCACCGCGGCCACGACGTCACCTCCAGACTCTGAAATGTCTCAGCCAAGGACAGCCTCGTACTCATCGAGAACTTGGTCGATCGCGGCAAGAACCAAAGCTCGCCCGGAAAACCTTTCGCCGGCCAAAACGCGCGACCGCAAGGCCGGAAAGAAGTGATGCATCAAGGGCTTTGGCAGATCCGACATCGCGAAACGAGCAAGTAGCGCTGTCACCGCCGCTTCGGCGGCATCCGACGACCAGTAATAGCGAATCCGATCGCTGAAGCCATAATGGCGCTGGATTTTCTGCGAACGATCGTCCCCGATGCAATGACTCTGCCAGAATTTCGGCGTCTCTTGCATCACTTTTTCCATGATCGTGACGAGCGATTCCGCGCCGTCGCCATCGAGGATGCGCGCAACCGAATCGAGCGCGTAAAGCGCTTCCCGGAGCGCGAACGTCAAGGCCGGGCCGACCTTGAGAATAGCGAAACCATCGGCGACCAAAGCGCGCAGCGCCGAAACCGGTTGATAATCGGTCGAATGCGCCTCGTAAACCAAACCCGGCATGCGGGACAGGGCGTTCGACAACGCGCGCGCTTGCGCCGGTTGATAAAGCATGACGCCGAAATTATCGTATTCGATGCCGGGTTGGACGACGATCGCGATGATCCGCGTGATCGCGTCGTGCAAACCGCATCGCGCGAAAATCTCGTGATGGAGCGCGAGCGTCGCTATCGCCGCCTCCGGTGTTGTCGGCGTAATCGCGCCCGCATCACCATGACCGCCGCCAGCCGGCGGGACTTCGGTGCCGATCACATAGTGCGGCGGCGCATAACCCGCGTCGCGCGCCGCGTCCTCGGCGGCGGCGGCGAGGCGGGCAGCGCGTTCGGCGATGACGATTTCCGGCAAACATGGCGGTTCGTCGGCGCAGGCCATGCTGGCATCAAGGTGAATTTTCGCAAACCCTGCCGTGGCAAAGGCACGAACGCAGGCCTCCGCCTCACGCAGGGCGGTTGCCACCGGCGCGTCCCGCCAAGGCAACGGGCCGAGATGATCACCGCCGAAGATGATCTGTGCCGGCGCCACGCCCTGCTTCTCGGCAACCGCCAGGACGGAGTCGCGAAACATCGCCGGTGTTGCCCCCGTATAGCCGCCGCGATGATTGACCTGATTGCAGGTCGCTTCGATCAGCACCGAATTGCCAGCGCGGGCGGCGCGCGCCAAGGCCGCCTCGATCACCATCGGATGCGCGGAACAAAGAGAGGCGACGCCGCCCTGTCCCCGCCGGGCGACAAGGGTTCGAAAAAACCCTGGGTGCGGCGTGAAAGACATCAACTCATCCAATTCCCGCCATCGACATTATAGGTTTGCGCGACGATGTACTCGGCATCGTCGCTCGCGAGGAACACCGCCATGCCGGTCAAATCTTCCGGCCGCCCCATGCGGCCATAGGGCACCGCCGCGCCGACCTGGCGTTTTTTCTCACCGAGCGGCAGATTTTCGTATTTCGCGAACAAGGCATCGACCTCGTCCCACATCGGCGTATCGACGACCCCAGGCGCGATCGCATTGACATTGATCCGATGCTTGATCAGGGCAAGACCTGCGCTTTGGGTAAAGCTGATGACCGCGGCTTTAGACGCGCAATAGATCGCAACGAGCGCCTCGCCGCGCCGGCCCGCTTGTGAGGCGAAATTGACGATCTTGCCGCCCTTCCCTTGCGCGATCATCTGCCGCGCAACCGCTTGCAGCGTAAAAATAAGCCCCTCGACATTCACCCGGAAGACTTTGTGGTAGCTTTCACGCGTAATGTCGGTGATCGGCGCGAGATCGAACACCGCCGCGCCGTTGACGAGAATGTCGATCTGCCCCGCCTGTGAGATCACTTCCGCCGCCATCGCGGCGATCGATTGCGGATCGGTGACATCGAGTGCGACGGCGAAGGCGCCATGGCCGAGCGCCGCGGCGACGGATTTGGCTTCGTCCAACAAGCGATCCGCGACCACGACGCGCGCCCCCTCCCCGGCGTAGCGTCGGGCGACGGCGGCGCCGATGCCTCGTGCGCCACCGGTGATGATGGCGACTTTATCGGCGAGCTTTCCGTTCATGTCGCCCTCACCAGCAAGTATAGCCGCCATCGGCGAGCACGATGCTGCCGGTCAGCAGGCTCGCGGCATCGGAGGCGAGAAAGAGCACGACGGAGGCGATCTCTTCTGGCTGGCCGACGCGGCGCATTGGCGTCATGTCGAGCCAGGTCTTGTACATCTCGCCATTCTGCATGCCAAACCGGGTCAGCGGCGTTTCGATATAGGTCGGCGCGACGGCATTGACCCGCACGCCGCGTGCCCCCCATTCCGCGGCGAGCGAGCGTGTCAGATGATGAACGGCGGCTTTCGACGCGTTATAAAAACTTTGTGGCTGCGGCTTGTTGACGATGAAGCCCGACATTGAACCGATATTGACGATGGCGCCACTGCCCCGCTCCAGCATGCGTTTTCCGAACCCACGGCAGCAATAAAACAGACCGTCGAGGTTGACCGCCATGTGCATCCGCCAATGCGCGTCGGTGGTGTCTTCCGCGCGAACATCGCTGACCGCAACCCCAGCATTGTTCACCAGAATGTCGATATGGCCGTGATCTTTGACGACGTTTTCGGCGAATGCCTCGACAGCTGCCGAGTCCGTTACGTCGAGCGGCGCGCCATGCGCGGTTATGCCGGCTTGCGCCAGTTCCTGCACCGCGCTCGCGATGCGTTCGGGAATTTTCTCGGCGATCACCACCGTCGCTCCCGCTTCGCCAAGCGCCTGCGCGGCGCAAAGCCCGATCCCCTGCCCCGCGCCGGTAACCACCGCGACCCGGCCGTGCAAATCATATTTCTGCAGATACATTGAGCGTATTCCTTCCGTTACTTGACGGCGCCGAAGGTGAGCCCGCGAACCAGCTGTCGCTGGCTGATCCAGCCGAAGACGAGAATGGGCGCGATCGCGAGGACCGAGGCGGCAGAGAGCCTTGCCCAGAATAGGCCTTGCGGTGCGGAGAAAGAGGCGATGAAGGCGGTGAGCGGTGCGGCGCTGTGGGCCGAGAGGTTGAGACTCCAAAATGCCTCATTCCAGCAGAGAATGATCGAAAGCAGGGCGGTCGAGGCGATTCCCGGCAGGACGAGCGGCAGGAGCACGAGAAAAATGGTCTGCAGAACGCTCGCGCCGTCGATACGGCTGGCTTCGATGATGTCTTTTGGCGTTTCGCGAAAGAAGGTAAAAAGCATCCAGATCGCGATGGGAAGATTGCTCAGCGTATTGACGATGACGAGTGCGCTCAGCGTGTCGAGAAGATCAAGATCGCGGGCGAGAAGATAGATCGGCACGAGAACGCCGACCGCTGGTAGCATTTTCGTCGATAGCATCCAAAGCAAGAGATCGCGCGTTTTCGCGCCCGGGTAAAACGCCATCGCAAACGCCGCCGGCACCGCGAGCAAAAGCATGAGCAGCGTCGTGATGACCGATATCACGATGCTATTGAACGCGAAGCTCGCGTAATCCTGCTCCGCGAAAATCGCGCGGTAATTGTCGAGGGTGGGAACAAAGAGGAAGAGCGGCGGAGAGGCGATCGCCTCCACCTCGGTTTTGGCGCTCGCAAGCGCCATCCAAGCGATTGGAAAAAAGTTCAGCAGCGCCGCAAGCCAGGCGATCGCGGCGGCGAGACGTTGCGGCGCCTTGCTCATACGTCGAGCCTTTTGGCGATCGTGCGAATGAGGAAGGCGGCGATGATATTAGCGAGCACGATGGCAATCACGCCGGCTGCTGACGCACTGCCGACATTGAAGGCAAGCAACGCGCGCTGATAAATGAGGAAGGGGAGATTGGTGGTTGCGATGCCTGGTCCGCCCGCGGTGGTCACATAGATTTCAGCGAAAATACCGAGAAGAAAAATCGTCTCCATCATGACAACGACGCTGATCGCCCGCCCCATATGCGGGATTTGGATATGAAAGAAGATCGCGATCGGCCCGGCGCCGTCGAGGCGCGCCGCTTCGAGTTGTTCCTGGTCGAGCGATTGCAAGGCGGTGAGCAGAATGAGGAAGGCGAAGGGCAGCCATTCCCACGAGACGATGATAATGATGGAGGTGAGGGGCAGACTTCCGAACCAGTCGATCGCCGGAAAACCGAGGCCGCGCGCAATCGCGGCAAACAGCCCGTTCACCGGGTGCATCAGAAGATTTTTCCAGATCAAGGCGCTTACCGTTGGCATGACGAAGAACGGCGAGATCATCAGCACGCGCGCAATGCCGCGACCCGGAAATGAAATGGCAAACAACGCTGCCATCACCGCGCCGAGGCTTACGGTGATCGTGAGAACGGCAGCGACCAGAAAGACGGTTGTCAGCAGAATATGCGAGAGCGCCGGGTCGGCAACGAGAAAGCGATAATTGCTGAGCCCGGCGAAGCCGTGCAACATCGGGTTGAGGAGATTATAGCGGCGAAAGGAAAACCACAGCGTCATCGCAAGCGGGACGGTCATCCAAAGCAGCAGCGCCGCAACCGAGGGGGCGAGAAGCGGAAAGGTATTGACCCGCGCCGTCTTTGCCGGCTTTCGTCGCACCTCTCCGCCCTCCGAGACCTAGCCTCGCGTTATTGCGTGTAGCCGGCTTGCTGCATGGTTGCCGCAACGCTGGCCTGCGCCTGTTTCAGCGCATCGTCGACGCTCATCTGGCCGGTCAAGGCGCCTGCGATCATTTGCCCGACCGTCGTGCCAATCGCCTGGAATTCCGGGATGGCGACATATTGGATGCCGGTGTAGGGCACTTTCTGCGCCGTCGGATGATTGAGATCGGCGGTCATGATGGCATTCTTGACGAAATCGGCAAA
This portion of the Acidibrevibacterium fodinaquatile genome encodes:
- a CDS encoding ABC transporter ATP-binding protein — its product is MAAVTIRGVRKLFGPVEVLHSVNVDIADGEFVILVGPSGCGKTTLLRMIAGLEDISDGEILIDGRRVNDIPPKARDVAMVFQNYALYPHMTVSQNMSFALRLAHAPAAEITTRVAKAAQILGLETLLERFPRQLSGGQRQRVAMGRALVRDPQVFLFDEPLSNLDAKLRMQMRSEIKELQQRLKTTTVYVTHDQIEAMTMADKIVIMRSGHVEQIGSPLALYDRPENLFVAGFLGSPAMNFIAGTLNDGAIVSASGLRWPLPPAVAAANAQDTGRRVVYGVRPEHFRLGGNDFSARVLVVEPTGSETQVLLDIGGEKLTAAFRERIPVGAGEMLPVSIDVASVHVFDPETERRLDLPGEGSRS
- a CDS encoding class II D-tagatose-bisphosphate aldolase non-catalytic subunit, which produces MSFTPHPGFFRTLVARRGQGGVASLCSAHPMVIEAALARAARAGNSVLIEATCNQVNHRGGYTGATPAMFRDSVLAVAEKQGVAPAQIIFGGDHLGPLPWRDAPVATALREAEACVRAFATAGFAKIHLDASMACADEPPCLPEIVIAERAARLAAAAEDAARDAGYAPPHYVIGTEVPPAGGGHGDAGAITPTTPEAAIATLALHHEIFARCGLHDAITRIIAIVVQPGIEYDNFGVMLYQPAQARALSNALSRMPGLVYEAHSTDYQPVSALRALVADGFAILKVGPALTFALREALYALDSVARILDGDGAESLVTIMEKVMQETPKFWQSHCIGDDRSQKIQRHYGFSDRIRYYWSSDAAEAAVTALLARFAMSDLPKPLMHHFFPALRSRVLAGERFSGRALVLAAIDQVLDEYEAVLG
- a CDS encoding L-iditol 2-dehydrogenase, yielding MNGKLADKVAIITGGARGIGAAVARRYAGEGARVVVADRLLDEAKSVAAALGHGAFAVALDVTDPQSIAAMAAEVISQAGQIDILVNGAAVFDLAPITDITRESYHKVFRVNVEGLIFTLQAVARQMIAQGKGGKIVNFASQAGRRGEALVAIYCASKAAVISFTQSAGLALIKHRINVNAIAPGVVDTPMWDEVDALFAKYENLPLGEKKRQVGAAVPYGRMGRPEDLTGMAVFLASDDAEYIVAQTYNVDGGNWMS
- a CDS encoding SDR family NAD(P)-dependent oxidoreductase, whose product is MYLQKYDLHGRVAVVTGAGQGIGLCAAQALGEAGATVVIAEKIPERIASAVQELAQAGITAHGAPLDVTDSAAVEAFAENVVKDHGHIDILVNNAGVAVSDVRAEDTTDAHWRMHMAVNLDGLFYCCRGFGKRMLERGSGAIVNIGSMSGFIVNKPQPQSFYNASKAAVHHLTRSLAAEWGARGVRVNAVAPTYIETPLTRFGMQNGEMYKTWLDMTPMRRVGQPEEIASVVLFLASDAASLLTGSIVLADGGYTCW
- a CDS encoding carbohydrate ABC transporter permease; this translates as MSKAPQRLAAAIAWLAALLNFFPIAWMALASAKTEVEAIASPPLFLFVPTLDNYRAIFAEQDYASFAFNSIVISVITTLLMLLLAVPAAFAMAFYPGAKTRDLLLWMLSTKMLPAVGVLVPIYLLARDLDLLDTLSALVIVNTLSNLPIAIWMLFTFFRETPKDIIEASRIDGASVLQTIFLVLLPLVLPGIASTALLSIILCWNEAFWSLNLSAHSAAPLTAFIASFSAPQGLFWARLSAASVLAIAPILVFGWISQRQLVRGLTFGAVK
- a CDS encoding carbohydrate ABC transporter permease produces the protein MRRKPAKTARVNTFPLLAPSVAALLLWMTVPLAMTLWFSFRRYNLLNPMLHGFAGLSNYRFLVADPALSHILLTTVFLVAAVLTITVSLGAVMAALFAISFPGRGIARVLMISPFFVMPTVSALIWKNLLMHPVNGLFAAIARGLGFPAIDWFGSLPLTSIIIIVSWEWLPFAFLILLTALQSLDQEQLEAARLDGAGPIAIFFHIQIPHMGRAISVVVMMETIFLLGIFAEIYVTTAGGPGIATTNLPFLIYQRALLAFNVGSASAAGVIAIVLANIIAAFLIRTIAKRLDV